One genomic segment of Brevibacillus laterosporus LMG 15441 includes these proteins:
- a CDS encoding DNRLRE domain-containing protein produces MFIKEGLVLSLHASLADQGLTRGNNATPTTKWHDLSGNNNHGTLHGFQYNSQSGWTGNNTASHPYTLYFDGYGGYVTCGRASQLKLAASITFEAWFYFIGGSIVLSSGGQVEGTQGIALLCNDMGELELHVTTPDNQAMFNLGYQSKSEWYHVIGSFDEHTGYLSAYLNGAPQGRSKAISGTYTDPLSDLMIGRHHKEMTKWFRGTIPVVRIYNRALSMDEVAQNYLAGYLLYKNESQIPSHIIVPKGHDVRCSLQIGTSGIVKGKYRSIPSGVKDIPSSIKINQAVGFAGSLYITPQTILQGKYHIKRQTNSDISSSISIHHTNHLESKLSVRPKAILSGKYQIKELFSQDVDSTIQIIQRDTLVCHLSLLLKGQLTSRYLVKGITANELSASLTITNTSNLAGKLGVTSSQKLIAQYKIIETTVDDLTSWLNITATSQLSSRVGISTQTRLIGRYDMIPVEGSDLVSSLNITSNADFNSRLKIATRGFLKAKYGMIRGDYSNLASNLSIKETNDVPSSLGIAPYTRVIAKYGIIANYASDILADMTIKVSSNLPALLRISPYTYIRSKYEILAPPEFTAILYATKDAFVREAVPRLNYGIEQQMYIGHDSSLQDTFRSYIGFDLAVASIPPSNVTIKKAVVKLYVDGRNIPPKQVQMIEPVTNWTEYGITWKNQPYPFGFDSPTSSYDGINVIESIEGNSRYIPFDITDSIKKWYEKKKDNFGFIVRAFNELENSSLTFFTREQRSHRPILEITYYDTRIYSLGRDSCWSEITVRQSKSSDVVSALRIRQFQGYGDLPVHLFLVSPRDLLSELTVNREQLISRISVRQSAHHDTAGYLKVFTKEAFWIESSLFVSVPDRPSHIYILNREDVNSKLAVRREGLPYPKIHSTLFINRDVTVGEVIVRQSSKIDFFSDLTVNRDDLHASLSVYNGFDTLGFLSITVEDQVDLSASGFVKFHDSLSSMLLVHKTHMHGSLNVVYASHLAASLHVRIAEDEQLKAKLAVKFRNNLLSSLSIYPKFDVPSHIFVLSGYLTGHLAIPYQKGKDIPSFVTIRVKAVSDLESFNQVQSGYLGSSIQVRTSTQHDVPSSLAVQLQDRSECSAHLVVNALGKADVEGQISARKMRYAFLWCFFAVRLSDSASVDSNLIVRVADGDDLHSTISIRVFSNANLVSHVAVRREDFSELLSLLLLKEHHNLLGTMAIRVQNNADIWSSMEIWEKSLLSGNISVRKNIDSDLSCSCIINVYSEIESHIDVVAEYGYVFIM; encoded by the coding sequence ATGTTTATTAAGGAAGGATTGGTTCTTTCCCTTCACGCTTCTCTTGCTGATCAGGGGCTGACAAGAGGCAATAATGCCACACCTACCACCAAATGGCATGATCTTAGTGGGAATAACAACCACGGTACCTTACATGGGTTTCAATACAACTCCCAAAGTGGGTGGACAGGAAACAATACAGCTTCGCACCCGTATACCCTTTATTTTGATGGATACGGCGGCTATGTTACTTGCGGTAGAGCTTCTCAACTGAAGCTTGCCGCAAGTATTACATTTGAAGCCTGGTTCTACTTCATTGGCGGAAGTATTGTGCTGTCTTCAGGGGGGCAAGTTGAGGGTACACAAGGAATTGCTCTCTTATGTAACGATATGGGCGAATTGGAATTACATGTGACAACTCCTGACAACCAGGCCATGTTTAACCTGGGCTACCAATCTAAAAGTGAATGGTATCACGTAATTGGCTCATTTGACGAGCATACAGGATACTTAAGTGCTTATCTCAATGGAGCTCCACAAGGAAGGTCTAAAGCCATATCTGGAACGTATACAGATCCTTTATCTGACTTGATGATAGGACGACACCATAAAGAGATGACAAAATGGTTCCGAGGAACAATTCCAGTGGTCCGCATTTATAACAGGGCTTTGTCTATGGATGAAGTAGCTCAAAACTACTTGGCTGGGTATCTGTTATATAAAAACGAGAGCCAGATACCCTCACATATCATAGTCCCTAAAGGCCATGATGTTCGTTGCTCATTACAAATAGGTACAAGTGGCATTGTGAAAGGGAAGTACCGTAGTATCCCATCGGGCGTAAAGGACATACCATCCAGCATCAAGATTAATCAAGCAGTTGGATTCGCAGGTAGTCTGTATATAACGCCACAAACAATTTTACAAGGGAAATACCATATTAAGCGGCAGACTAATAGCGATATTTCATCCTCTATTTCTATCCATCATACGAATCACCTAGAATCAAAGCTTTCTGTTCGGCCAAAGGCTATTCTGTCAGGAAAATATCAGATAAAAGAGCTATTTAGTCAGGATGTAGACAGTACCATCCAGATCATTCAAAGAGACACATTAGTATGTCACCTATCTCTTTTGCTAAAGGGGCAGCTAACGAGCCGATATCTAGTGAAAGGCATAACTGCTAACGAGTTGTCGGCCTCTCTCACAATTACAAATACCTCTAATTTAGCAGGAAAACTAGGAGTTACATCCAGCCAAAAACTGATAGCTCAATATAAGATCATCGAGACTACAGTAGACGATCTTACCTCTTGGCTAAACATCACTGCTACATCTCAGCTATCTTCTAGAGTAGGAATTAGTACACAGACTCGACTTATCGGTAGGTACGACATGATACCGGTTGAAGGCAGTGATTTAGTTTCTTCCCTTAATATAACAAGCAACGCTGATTTCAACAGTCGATTGAAGATAGCTACACGTGGATTCCTAAAAGCCAAATATGGAATGATAAGAGGCGATTATTCTAATCTTGCCTCTAACCTGTCGATTAAAGAAACAAATGATGTACCTTCGTCTCTTGGCATTGCTCCGTATACAAGGGTAATCGCCAAATACGGAATCATTGCTAACTATGCTTCTGATATTTTAGCAGATATGACTATTAAGGTGAGTAGCAATCTGCCAGCACTGCTACGAATTTCTCCCTACACTTATATCAGAAGTAAGTACGAGATTTTGGCTCCACCTGAATTTACTGCGATTTTGTATGCAACTAAGGATGCTTTTGTTCGAGAAGCAGTCCCAAGATTGAATTATGGCATTGAACAACAAATGTATATCGGACACGATTCTTCTTTGCAAGATACGTTCCGTTCCTATATAGGGTTTGATCTAGCAGTAGCTTCTATCCCACCTAGCAATGTTACCATTAAAAAAGCGGTCGTAAAGCTGTATGTCGATGGTAGAAATATACCGCCTAAGCAGGTCCAAATGATCGAACCAGTCACAAATTGGACTGAATATGGGATCACCTGGAAGAACCAGCCTTATCCATTTGGATTTGATTCGCCTACATCGTCGTATGATGGGATTAATGTAATAGAGAGCATCGAGGGGAATTCCAGGTATATTCCTTTTGATATTACAGACTCTATTAAAAAATGGTATGAGAAAAAGAAAGACAACTTTGGATTTATCGTGAGAGCTTTCAATGAGCTTGAGAATTCATCGCTTACTTTCTTTACCAGAGAACAAAGGTCACATAGACCTATCTTAGAAATAACGTATTATGACACGCGAATATATAGCCTAGGAAGAGATAGCTGCTGGTCGGAAATAACGGTTAGACAAAGTAAGTCATCAGATGTAGTCTCAGCTCTACGGATTAGACAATTCCAAGGTTATGGGGATTTGCCAGTTCACTTATTCCTTGTCAGTCCGCGGGATCTTTTATCTGAGCTGACCGTGAATAGGGAGCAATTGATAAGTCGTATATCTGTAAGACAGTCAGCTCACCATGATACAGCAGGTTATTTGAAGGTCTTCACAAAAGAAGCTTTCTGGATTGAGAGTAGTCTATTTGTAAGTGTGCCAGACAGGCCTTCTCACATCTATATCTTAAATAGAGAAGATGTAAACTCTAAGCTAGCAGTAAGACGCGAGGGTTTGCCATATCCAAAGATTCATTCAACTCTATTCATTAATCGGGATGTAACCGTTGGAGAAGTGATTGTACGGCAATCGTCCAAAATAGATTTCTTTTCCGATTTGACTGTAAATAGAGATGATTTGCATGCTTCCTTATCGGTCTATAATGGCTTTGACACTTTAGGATTTTTATCTATTACGGTAGAGGATCAGGTAGATTTATCAGCTAGTGGATTTGTAAAATTCCATGACAGCCTGTCAAGTATGCTGCTAGTCCATAAAACCCACATGCATGGCAGCTTGAATGTGGTGTATGCATCCCATCTTGCCGCTTCCCTTCACGTTCGGATTGCAGAAGATGAGCAATTAAAAGCAAAACTAGCAGTAAAGTTTAGAAACAATCTTTTATCAAGTTTATCTATTTATCCTAAATTTGATGTTCCTTCTCATATATTTGTGCTCTCTGGATATCTTACAGGACACTTAGCTATTCCCTATCAGAAAGGAAAGGATATACCTTCTTTTGTCACTATTAGGGTAAAAGCTGTCTCAGATTTGGAGAGTTTCAACCAGGTTCAATCAGGATATTTAGGGTCAAGTATTCAGGTTCGCACTAGTACACAACATGATGTTCCTTCTTCATTGGCCGTTCAATTACAAGACAGATCCGAATGTTCTGCTCACTTGGTGGTAAACGCCTTAGGGAAAGCTGATGTAGAAGGCCAAATTAGTGCCCGTAAAATGCGTTACGCCTTTCTGTGGTGTTTCTTTGCCGTTCGATTATCCGACTCTGCTTCAGTAGACAGTAATCTGATCGTTCGAGTAGCTGATGGGGATGATTTACATTCAACCATTTCCATTAGAGTATTCTCAAATGCCAATCTAGTAAGTCATGTCGCTGTCAGACGAGAGGATTTCTCTGAATTACTTTCCTTATTGCTCCTAAAAGAGCATCATAATCTCTTAGGAACAATGGCTATTCGGGTTCAAAATAATGCCGATATTTGGTCATCCATGGAAATATGGGAAAAATCCTTACTGAGCGGAAATATTAGCGTACGGAAGAACATTGACTCCGATCTCTCATGCTCATGTATCATTAACGTATACAGTGAGATTGAAAGTCATATTGATGTCGTAGCTGAATATGGGTATGTCTTTATTATGTAA
- a CDS encoding sigma-70 family RNA polymerase sigma factor — protein sequence MEKAKGTEEILDIGILNPIFDFVLSGVHIADREDVKHDSIVRILTAMNKGAIKKDIFTFSHTVIRRTVMDYYRKKRRMIIQKSTMVHFCDGADDEKGSTVDHFYGVDYEVGYGLADVRNDYLFHKHLFTNQEQKIISYMLFTEDGIDMKPTQISNQLGLNKSHASRAMNKLKHVCLV from the coding sequence ATGGAAAAAGCCAAGGGCACTGAGGAAATCCTAGATATTGGAATTTTAAATCCAATATTTGATTTTGTGTTGTCAGGGGTCCACATCGCAGATAGAGAGGATGTAAAGCATGATTCTATTGTAAGAATATTAACTGCAATGAATAAAGGAGCAATTAAAAAGGATATCTTTACTTTTTCTCATACGGTAATTAGAAGAACTGTCATGGATTACTACCGAAAAAAAAGACGAATGATTATCCAGAAAAGTACAATGGTTCATTTTTGTGATGGGGCCGACGATGAAAAAGGATCGACTGTTGATCATTTCTATGGTGTAGATTATGAAGTGGGCTACGGATTGGCTGATGTGCGTAATGATTATCTGTTTCATAAACACCTATTTACAAACCAAGAACAGAAGATTATTAGCTACATGCTATTTACCGAAGACGGAATAGATATGAAGCCTACGCAAATTTCCAATCAATTAGGGTTAAATAAGTCCCACGCTTCACGAGCCATGAACAAACTTAAGCACGTATGTTTGGTGTGA
- a CDS encoding transglycosylase SLT domain-containing protein, whose translation MIIGMKSIIVILLTITELSSINLFSQLDNLSAGQKNTVSFATTASIFTQQKQMQGTIIHHMISKNISITEATKLSNYILTFSEKYNVDPFLIVAIIEVESYYHPNRIGKHKDTGLMQILPSTQKYMGIKGELTDPEVNIHVGCKYLAYTQSRFGPELGIIAYNQGEGNVVRGTFKTTYLMKVKKVWSAIKNNVSYKKYGDCKM comes from the coding sequence ATGATAATTGGAATGAAATCCATCATCGTAATACTGCTGACGATAACAGAGCTATCATCTATAAATCTGTTCTCCCAATTAGACAATCTCTCAGCAGGTCAAAAGAACACGGTTTCGTTTGCTACAACAGCTTCCATTTTTACTCAACAAAAACAAATGCAGGGGACGATCATACACCATATGATCTCTAAAAATATTTCCATCACAGAGGCAACAAAATTATCCAACTATATTCTTACTTTTTCGGAAAAGTACAACGTAGATCCTTTTCTAATCGTAGCAATAATCGAGGTCGAAAGCTATTATCATCCCAATCGGATTGGCAAGCATAAAGATACGGGCCTTATGCAAATCTTACCTTCTACACAAAAATATATGGGTATAAAAGGAGAGCTTACAGACCCGGAAGTGAATATTCATGTTGGCTGCAAGTATCTGGCCTATACGCAAAGCAGATTCGGACCAGAGCTGGGGATTATTGCTTATAACCAGGGAGAGGGAAATGTCGTACGTGGAACATTTAAAACAACCTACCTGATGAAAGTGAAAAAGGTCTGGTCAGCCATTAAAAATAACGTATCTTATAAAAAATATGGGGACTGTAAAATGTAA
- a CDS encoding sigma-70 family RNA polymerase sigma factor, which yields MLSQRYLRLRKESIKDMHNIDLIHACKEDKELLGEFLEENKEFLFSIIKHYKGNVEELCFKFRVTEEELLQHAYIGVISALQEFDFHRGFKFTTFVVRPIIWEINQLLYNDSRFVRLSRGAVEQIKRMIAIEEKLGYRPSEEEMAKLLAIPVERYKEIARFSDEIEHYHAYENFEMIDHNCSNIEEHVVDKVYVEHLLGSSICNDFEKTIMKLIMEGINNTQIAERLQVYPMTINRAIMRIRNKVLNFQSNKTDLQQHVTSKYDREIKLIEEESRLRNKLMCVSEIAELLKKSGFNRPAYSNRILYYIRQKVSKKWQDQPANAGKPGQKANSVRDVQQLNPKQNAR from the coding sequence TTGTTAAGTCAACGATACCTCCGTTTACGGAAAGAAAGCATAAAAGATATGCACAATATAGACCTTATTCATGCCTGTAAAGAAGATAAAGAGCTGTTAGGAGAGTTTTTGGAAGAAAACAAGGAGTTTCTTTTCTCGATTATCAAACACTATAAAGGTAACGTTGAGGAATTGTGCTTTAAGTTTCGAGTAACAGAAGAAGAATTGCTTCAGCATGCTTATATTGGTGTTATTAGTGCTCTACAGGAGTTTGATTTTCATCGAGGATTCAAGTTTACAACCTTTGTGGTTAGACCGATAATCTGGGAGATCAATCAACTGCTTTATAACGATTCACGATTTGTAAGATTAAGCAGGGGAGCTGTAGAACAGATTAAGCGTATGATCGCTATTGAGGAAAAGCTAGGATATCGACCAAGCGAAGAGGAAATGGCTAAGCTGCTTGCTATACCGGTAGAAAGGTATAAGGAAATAGCCCGATTTAGTGATGAAATTGAACATTATCACGCGTATGAGAACTTCGAGATGATTGATCATAATTGCAGTAATATTGAAGAGCATGTAGTGGATAAGGTTTATGTAGAACATTTACTGGGAAGCTCAATTTGCAATGATTTTGAGAAAACAATTATGAAGCTTATCATGGAAGGTATAAATAATACTCAAATAGCCGAACGTCTTCAGGTCTATCCTATGACGATTAACAGAGCAATCATGCGTATTAGGAATAAAGTTCTGAATTTTCAATCGAACAAAACGGACCTGCAACAGCATGTCACCTCTAAATATGATCGGGAAATCAAACTTATTGAAGAGGAAAGTAGATTGCGCAACAAACTTATGTGTGTTAGCGAAATAGCAGAGCTCTTAAAGAAATCAGGATTTAACAGGCCTGCTTATTCGAATCGAATTTTATACTACATTCGGCAAAAGGTAAGTAAAAAGTGGCAGGATCAGCCTGCTAATGCTGGAAAGCCCGGGCAGAAGGCTAATTCTGTTAGAGATGTACAGCAATTGAACCCCAAACAAAACGCAAGGTAA
- a CDS encoding helix-turn-helix transcriptional regulator gives MSNIGFHQNFNLFFDELGLARQNVDRTERMTLHSSIGEGSIRRFVPRPDMEVVISDYTFHDKHAMSFAPREEMVELSYCFQGAREVSLQGVRQEIVSGTCTLQFMKQEQTRFEFMGKQPFYMLGIGIPVSSFHHFMEEADGTRSVYFSDILGKRSFRAFQQTIDPPSSIILQRLIKLVDSPRTRKFEIECTIMEILSTAFRTFLLDRNSESTQLTKDDMGKIRQARAIMLECMAEPPTLIELSRMIGLNDYKLKNGFKEMYGTTVFGYLRNKRMETALLLLQGGKMNVNEVSCAVGYSNPSYFAEAFRERYGVNPSELVRRSVSSYRE, from the coding sequence ATGAGCAACATTGGCTTTCACCAGAACTTTAATCTATTCTTTGACGAGCTTGGGTTGGCTCGACAAAATGTAGATCGTACAGAGCGGATGACGCTACATTCTTCAATTGGAGAGGGCTCTATCCGTCGCTTTGTCCCGCGTCCGGATATGGAGGTTGTGATTTCTGATTACACCTTCCATGACAAGCATGCAATGAGTTTTGCCCCGAGAGAAGAAATGGTTGAGCTGAGTTATTGCTTTCAAGGAGCAAGAGAGGTTAGTCTTCAGGGCGTTCGTCAGGAAATTGTTTCAGGAACTTGTACATTACAATTTATGAAACAGGAGCAAACTCGTTTTGAGTTTATGGGAAAGCAGCCCTTTTATATGCTTGGTATTGGTATTCCAGTTTCTAGCTTTCATCATTTTATGGAAGAGGCAGATGGTACTAGATCGGTTTATTTTTCGGATATCTTGGGAAAACGCTCTTTCCGGGCTTTTCAACAAACGATCGATCCCCCCTCCTCGATTATCCTGCAACGCTTGATAAAGCTAGTAGATTCACCAAGAACGCGAAAATTCGAGATAGAATGCACGATCATGGAAATTCTGTCTACAGCCTTCCGAACCTTTTTACTAGATAGGAATTCAGAATCGACTCAGCTTACCAAGGATGATATGGGAAAAATTCGCCAAGCTCGTGCGATCATGCTCGAATGTATGGCAGAGCCGCCAACATTAATCGAATTGTCTCGAATGATCGGACTTAATGACTATAAGTTAAAAAACGGCTTTAAGGAAATGTACGGGACTACAGTATTTGGATATTTACGGAATAAACGAATGGAAACGGCGCTTTTATTACTGCAAGGCGGCAAAATGAATGTGAACGAAGTATCGTGCGCAGTCGGGTACTCTAACCCTAGTTATTTTGCAGAAGCTTTTCGGGAAAGGTATGGTGTTAACCCTAGTGAGTTGGTTCGCCGTTCCGTTTCCTCTTACCGCGAGTGA
- a CDS encoding iron-siderophore ABC transporter substrate-binding protein: MQITKILTIIVGVAMLLLATGCTGAGKPNTGVTEEQTTATTANEKSSSHSFPKTMKHMKGETVIQNKPVKIATPYIAFVDYLAVLDEYPYAASGISTIEQNFPNLSKRIAGKAIIDLGLEANMEKLLSAKPDLIIAADDMIGQYEQLSQIAPTVIFPQAGDWRETLEQIAAVIGKEDAATKILADFDQKSADYKKKLAFRSQESVLFTMSRSKDQFVTWEEKRFEPFYKGLGLKPVPGAKKGGQLSLESLAQLNPDHLFVINNWQDPIAGGVKEALKDNQVWNSLKAVKNKQVYFLEDPSLPGPMALAKIDGLEQIMQAMGKK; the protein is encoded by the coding sequence ATGCAGATAACAAAGATACTGACTATTATCGTAGGGGTGGCTATGCTACTGCTAGCTACAGGATGCACAGGAGCAGGCAAACCGAATACGGGAGTAACGGAAGAACAAACAACAGCTACCACAGCTAACGAAAAATCATCCTCCCATTCCTTCCCAAAAACAATGAAACACATGAAGGGAGAAACCGTTATACAGAATAAGCCAGTTAAAATTGCTACGCCATACATTGCTTTTGTAGACTATTTAGCTGTTCTGGATGAATATCCTTATGCCGCATCAGGGATTTCAACCATTGAACAAAACTTTCCTAATCTTAGTAAACGTATAGCAGGGAAAGCTATCATAGACCTTGGCTTAGAGGCAAATATGGAAAAATTACTAAGCGCGAAACCAGATTTGATCATTGCAGCGGATGACATGATTGGCCAGTATGAACAATTAAGTCAGATTGCTCCAACTGTTATTTTTCCTCAAGCAGGTGATTGGCGAGAGACATTAGAGCAGATCGCTGCTGTAATTGGGAAAGAGGATGCAGCGACGAAGATATTAGCAGATTTTGACCAAAAGTCAGCAGACTACAAAAAGAAGCTGGCTTTTAGAAGCCAAGAGTCTGTGCTATTTACCATGTCACGAAGCAAGGATCAATTTGTAACCTGGGAGGAAAAACGCTTCGAGCCTTTTTATAAGGGATTAGGGCTAAAACCGGTGCCAGGAGCAAAAAAAGGTGGTCAATTGTCATTGGAGAGCTTGGCCCAACTAAATCCGGATCATCTGTTTGTGATTAATAATTGGCAAGATCCAATTGCGGGGGGAGTCAAGGAAGCGTTGAAAGATAATCAGGTATGGAACAGTTTGAAGGCAGTCAAAAACAAGCAGGTGTATTTTTTAGAGGACCCTTCACTACCTGGACCGATGGCGTTAGCTAAAATTGACGGTTTGGAACAAATTATGCAAGCAATGGGGAAAAAATAA
- a CDS encoding MFS transporter, which yields MMKLRFAVMFLIVLAGMISIAAFNPVIGPLSRNLGLSEVQSGCLVSITGICWLLGGYYWERRPAKSRKKLLASIMFVYLVTLIVFALLADNAKSNMLGAGSASLFWIFLILRAIAGFFFGGIPAKAQAYVMGWTTQETRTWGMALFGAANGLGFVLGPAMSGGLAVISLTVPMYGVAILMLVITVIFLLTIPDEQESEIRRTTATISPNDSRIRLYLWIGFILSTALNIVQVTIGFYIQDTLGYNAQKATQLIGLGLAISGIMVVASQVLISKYLKWKPAKVLRVGLSCVTLGLVGFLLFIRFAYIDFAILGIGIGFTLLGYSSGASLAVEDHEQRSVASFIAALQGGGSFFGPVIGTLLYTSNKVLPFSFCVLLICLSGLSLFRKRHRVRVSV from the coding sequence ATGATGAAATTGAGATTCGCGGTTATGTTCTTAATTGTGCTAGCTGGCATGATTTCAATAGCCGCCTTTAACCCGGTCATTGGTCCTCTTTCACGCAATTTAGGACTAAGCGAGGTTCAATCAGGTTGCTTGGTTTCGATCACAGGAATTTGTTGGTTACTAGGTGGTTACTATTGGGAACGAAGACCAGCCAAAAGTAGAAAAAAATTACTAGCTTCTATTATGTTTGTCTATTTAGTTACCCTAATCGTATTTGCTTTGCTCGCGGACAATGCCAAGAGTAATATGCTGGGTGCTGGTTCCGCTAGTTTATTTTGGATATTTTTGATTTTACGAGCCATTGCAGGCTTTTTCTTTGGGGGTATTCCTGCTAAAGCTCAAGCATATGTAATGGGCTGGACAACGCAGGAAACACGCACATGGGGGATGGCACTATTCGGTGCGGCAAATGGTCTTGGTTTCGTGCTGGGACCAGCGATGAGTGGCGGATTAGCAGTGATTAGTCTGACCGTACCGATGTATGGGGTAGCTATTCTTATGTTGGTGATTACCGTTATTTTCCTGTTAACCATTCCAGATGAACAGGAAAGTGAGATTCGTCGAACAACAGCCACGATCTCCCCAAATGATTCACGAATCCGCCTTTATCTGTGGATTGGATTTATTTTATCTACTGCACTTAATATCGTCCAGGTTACGATTGGATTTTATATCCAAGATACCTTGGGCTACAATGCTCAAAAAGCGACACAGCTTATCGGACTTGGGTTAGCTATTTCGGGTATTATGGTTGTTGCTTCTCAAGTTCTCATCAGTAAGTATTTGAAATGGAAACCTGCAAAAGTGCTGCGAGTAGGTCTTTCATGTGTGACTTTAGGTTTAGTAGGATTTTTGTTGTTCATACGCTTTGCATACATTGATTTTGCTATTTTGGGAATTGGAATAGGGTTTACCTTATTAGGATATAGCTCGGGAGCTTCCCTAGCTGTTGAGGACCATGAACAAAGAAGTGTTGCCTCCTTTATTGCTGCGCTACAAGGGGGAGGCTCGTTCTTTGGGCCTGTTATCGGTACGTTGCTGTATACAAGCAATAAGGTGCTACCATTCTCGTTTTGTGTACTTTTGATTTGTTTGTCAGGACTTTCTTTATTTAGAAAAAGACATCGTGTAAGGGTTTCTGTATAG